One segment of Campylobacter hominis ATCC BAA-381 DNA contains the following:
- the secD gene encoding protein translocase subunit SecD, whose amino-acid sequence MNKITYRLIAFLIAAVFSVIFSMPSIFQFEKGHKINLGLDLQGGIHMLLEVEVDEAITSKIKSLAASLSYSAKKDDLLLDDIKIEKNYFDFSILDPDEAPKFEAILKDMKGIVIDKNVQNYHISLDEKEIEATKTYAVEQAVETIRNRLDQFGLAEPTIAKQGKEYILVELPGIKTQEDEQRAKDLIAKAAHLQLMALDDVRQDRAQSISMVEAKSYGDVIYPDVKNESVKYLIKEIPVLDGAMLTDAKVAFDQKTNQPIINFTLNSEGAKIFGDFTGENVGKRLAIVLDGKVYSAPRINERIGGGSGQISGGFSVEEAHDVAIALRSGALLAPVKMSEIRSVGPSLGQDSIDQSMAALMGASVLIVLFMIFYYGVAGIFADIALVINILFLIACMALFGATLTLPGMAGIVLTVGMAVDANVIINERVREVLRSGANIKQSIEKGYENAMSAIIDSNLTTLITSMALYAYGTGPVKGFAVTMSIGIIASMITAILGTHGMFELIMDKMLKKGSTRLWFGYKVRKA is encoded by the coding sequence GTCAATTTTTCAATTTGAAAAAGGGCATAAAATAAATCTTGGGCTTGATTTGCAAGGCGGAATTCATATGCTTTTGGAAGTTGAAGTTGATGAAGCTATAACTTCAAAGATAAAATCTCTCGCAGCAAGTCTAAGCTATTCGGCTAAAAAAGATGATCTTTTACTTGACGATATAAAAATTGAAAAAAATTATTTTGATTTTTCTATACTTGATCCTGATGAAGCTCCAAAATTTGAAGCGATTTTAAAAGATATGAAAGGCATTGTTATTGATAAAAATGTACAAAATTATCATATCAGCTTAGATGAAAAAGAGATTGAAGCAACAAAAACTTATGCAGTAGAACAAGCGGTCGAGACGATAAGAAACAGACTGGATCAATTCGGTCTTGCCGAACCTACTATCGCAAAACAGGGAAAAGAGTATATTCTGGTTGAACTTCCGGGAATCAAGACGCAAGAAGATGAACAACGAGCAAAAGATCTTATTGCAAAAGCGGCTCACTTGCAACTGATGGCTCTTGACGATGTTCGCCAGGACAGAGCTCAAAGTATTTCAATGGTAGAAGCTAAAAGTTATGGAGATGTAATATATCCTGACGTAAAAAATGAAAGCGTAAAATACCTTATAAAAGAAATTCCTGTTTTAGACGGAGCAATGTTAACCGATGCAAAAGTTGCATTTGATCAAAAAACAAATCAACCGATTATAAATTTTACATTAAATAGTGAAGGTGCTAAAATTTTCGGCGATTTCACCGGAGAAAATGTCGGAAAAAGACTTGCAATAGTTCTTGACGGTAAAGTTTATAGCGCACCTAGAATAAATGAAAGAATAGGCGGCGGAAGCGGTCAAATAAGCGGAGGATTCAGTGTCGAAGAAGCTCACGATGTAGCAATTGCGCTTAGAAGCGGCGCACTTTTGGCTCCTGTAAAAATGAGCGAAATTCGTTCAGTAGGTCCAAGCCTCGGGCAAGACAGTATAGATCAAAGTATGGCGGCCTTAATGGGCGCAAGCGTTTTGATTGTACTTTTTATGATTTTTTATTATGGTGTGGCAGGAATTTTTGCAGATATCGCTCTTGTTATAAATATTTTGTTTTTGATAGCTTGTATGGCGCTTTTTGGAGCTACACTAACATTACCTGGAATGGCAGGAATTGTCCTAACCGTAGGAATGGCTGTAGATGCAAACGTAATTATAAACGAACGTGTGCGTGAAGTTTTAAGGAGTGGCGCAAATATAAAGCAAAGTATAGAAAAAGGCTACGAAAATGCAATGAGTGCGATAATTGATTCAAACCTTACCACGCTTATAACATCAATGGCACTTTATGCTTACGGCACCGGTCCTGTTAAAGGGTTTGCTGTTACTATGAGTATCGGTATCATAGCTTCCATGATAACCGCAATTTTAGGAACACATGGAATGTTTGAACTTATAATGGATAAAATGTTGAAAAAAGGAAGCACAAGACTTTGGTTCGGTTATAAAGTGAGGAAAGCATAA